In one Halosimplex halophilum genomic region, the following are encoded:
- a CDS encoding J domain-containing protein — translation MTETFYDRLGVDEDATTEEIEDAYRAAIKRVHPDVSDEVDAGERTKRLNKAKRVLTDDEERARYDRLGHAAYTGEGTPDAGSTRTAAGDGDAGSDEASTAQSRPGGPDPGTEAGRSGDDGRRSGSDRASTGESTWRGSQQRGRRAGGGRSARGTDRRRRERARGRERGRGDGRATSADPSGGTTRSTTGSTGPSWQSSGRTAGRSAGASGDSPSAQRQAAAGASDGPNADWSWNSWDATGAWAVRNGPDKGRGLRLSRLFPVDQSVVLLVSTFVCYPFFVAATLYPAFPLVARVVVGVCTLLTVAYLLSIPEAAILVFGLWSVVVPILLLALPALSVFSLAGVIGLTATWVPLGMSVLTFTLVRS, via the coding sequence ATGACAGAGACCTTCTACGACCGTCTCGGCGTCGACGAGGACGCGACGACCGAGGAGATCGAGGACGCCTACCGGGCGGCCATCAAGCGGGTCCACCCGGACGTGAGCGACGAGGTCGACGCGGGGGAGCGCACGAAACGGCTCAACAAGGCCAAGCGCGTGCTGACCGACGACGAGGAGCGCGCCAGGTACGACCGCCTCGGCCACGCGGCTTACACCGGGGAGGGGACGCCCGACGCCGGGTCGACCCGGACGGCTGCCGGGGACGGTGACGCCGGATCGGACGAGGCGTCCACGGCCCAATCGCGGCCGGGCGGCCCCGACCCGGGCACCGAAGCGGGGCGAAGCGGGGACGACGGTCGTCGGAGCGGGTCGGACCGGGCTTCGACGGGCGAGAGCACGTGGCGCGGGTCACAGCAGCGCGGGCGACGGGCGGGCGGCGGGCGGTCCGCGCGGGGGACCGACCGGCGCCGTCGCGAGCGAGCGCGAGGGCGCGAGCGCGGGCGAGGTGACGGCCGTGCGACGAGTGCGGACCCGTCGGGTGGGACGACCCGGTCGACGACCGGGTCGACGGGGCCGTCGTGGCAGTCCAGCGGGCGGACGGCCGGTCGGAGCGCCGGCGCGAGCGGGGACTCGCCCTCGGCGCAGCGGCAGGCGGCCGCGGGCGCTTCGGACGGACCGAACGCCGACTGGTCGTGGAACTCGTGGGACGCAACCGGCGCCTGGGCCGTTCGTAACGGCCCCGACAAGGGTCGCGGGCTCCGGCTCAGCCGGCTGTTCCCGGTCGACCAGTCGGTCGTCCTGCTGGTATCGACGTTCGTCTGTTACCCCTTCTTCGTCGCCGCGACGCTGTACCCCGCCTTTCCGCTCGTCGCACGGGTGGTCGTCGGCGTCTGCACGCTGCTGACCGTCGCCTACCTGCTGTCGATCCCGGAGGCCGCGATCCTCGTCTTCGGCCTCTGGAGCGTGGTCGTGCCGATACTCCTGCTCGCGCTCCCGGCACTCAGCGTCTTCTCGCTGGCCGGGGTGATCGGCCTGACCGCGACGTGGGTCCCGCTCGGGATGTCCGTCCTGACGTTCACGCTCGTGCGGTCGTGA
- a CDS encoding RidA family protein, with protein MSRQTVSSDTEWEAHVGYSRAVAVDGQVHVSGTTPVDDDGAVIGDGPYEQTRAALEIVEGALDDAGASIADVVRTRLYVTDIDDYEAVGRAHGEVFADVRPASTMVEVSRLVDEDFRVEVEATAVRSD; from the coding sequence ATGTCACGACAGACCGTCTCCAGCGACACCGAGTGGGAAGCGCACGTCGGCTATTCGCGGGCCGTCGCGGTCGACGGACAGGTCCACGTCTCCGGGACGACGCCGGTCGACGACGACGGCGCGGTGATCGGCGACGGCCCCTACGAACAGACGAGGGCCGCGCTCGAGATCGTCGAAGGCGCCCTCGACGACGCAGGCGCGAGCATCGCGGACGTGGTCCGCACGCGACTGTACGTCACCGACATCGACGACTACGAGGCGGTCGGCCGCGCCCACGGCGAGGTGTTCGCGGACGTGCGCCCCGCCTCGACGATGGTCGAGGTGAGCCGCCTCGTCGACGAGGACTTCCGGGTCGAAGTCGAGGCGACGGCCGTCCGCTCGGACTGA
- a CDS encoding 1,4-dihydroxy-2-naphthoyl-CoA synthase, whose amino-acid sequence MVSEIFDPDRWEPVDAVDFRDITYHRGTDTPAVRIAFDRPEVRNAFRPGTVDELSTALDHAKRQSDIGCVLLTGNGPSPKDGGWAFCSGGDQSVRGDDGYEYQGDDADRDDAAEAGRLHILEVQRQIRHIPKPVVAVVPGWAVGGGHSLHVVCDLTLASDDHAKFLQTDPDVASFDAGFGSAYLARQVGQKKAREIFFLGKTYDAAEAADMGMVNEAVPHDELEETAIEWADRITSKSPMAIRMLKYGFNMADDGMVGQQVFAGEATRLGYMTDEAKEGRDAFNEGRDPDFDDYDWFY is encoded by the coding sequence ATGGTCTCGGAGATCTTCGACCCCGACCGCTGGGAGCCGGTCGACGCCGTCGACTTCCGCGATATCACCTACCACCGCGGGACCGACACGCCCGCGGTCCGCATCGCCTTCGACCGCCCCGAGGTCCGCAACGCCTTCCGCCCGGGCACCGTCGACGAACTCTCCACCGCGCTCGACCACGCCAAGCGCCAGTCCGATATCGGCTGCGTCCTCCTCACCGGCAACGGCCCGTCGCCGAAGGACGGCGGCTGGGCCTTCTGCTCGGGGGGCGACCAGTCCGTCCGGGGCGACGACGGCTACGAGTACCAGGGGGACGACGCCGACCGCGACGACGCCGCGGAGGCCGGGCGCCTCCACATCCTCGAGGTCCAGCGCCAGATCCGCCACATCCCCAAGCCCGTCGTCGCCGTCGTCCCCGGCTGGGCCGTCGGCGGCGGCCACTCGCTGCACGTCGTCTGCGACCTCACGCTGGCCTCCGACGACCACGCCAAGTTCCTCCAGACCGACCCCGACGTGGCCTCCTTCGACGCCGGTTTCGGCTCCGCCTACCTCGCCCGCCAGGTCGGCCAGAAGAAGGCCCGCGAGATCTTCTTCCTCGGCAAGACCTACGACGCCGCGGAAGCGGCGGACATGGGCATGGTCAACGAGGCCGTCCCCCACGACGAACTGGAGGAGACCGCCATAGAGTGGGCCGACCGCATCACCAGCAAGTCCCCGATGGCCATCCGCATGCTCAAGTACGGGTTCAACATGGCCGACGACGGCATGGTCGGCCAGCAGGTCTTCGCCGGCGAGGCCACCCGCCTCGGCTACATGACCGACGAAGCGAAAGAGGGCCGCGACGCCTTCAACGAGGGCCGCGACCCCGACTTCGACGACTACGACTGGTTCTACTAG
- a CDS encoding HAD family hydrolase, with protein sequence MHLVLDYGGVIVEHGDEREHADVLGVDPGTDPYPGWIAYFAYRDGFLDSTADYVDLLSTLTGASPEACYEYLERTWLDPEVPEEHTEVLRDLADDHTLVLFGNMVEPWVETVLSEHGALSCFDDLVVSSAIERPKPHPRGYFECLPEGDEPVAFVSDEYNEDLVMGECLGMQSVWIENADDETPCREPDVRIASLADLPDVLAADGLSSPQ encoded by the coding sequence ATGCACCTCGTCCTCGACTACGGCGGCGTCATCGTCGAACACGGCGACGAACGCGAGCACGCGGACGTGCTGGGCGTCGACCCCGGGACCGACCCGTACCCCGGCTGGATCGCCTACTTCGCGTACCGCGACGGCTTTCTCGACAGCACGGCCGACTACGTCGACCTCCTCTCGACGCTCACCGGAGCGTCCCCCGAAGCGTGCTACGAGTACCTCGAACGGACGTGGCTCGACCCGGAGGTCCCCGAGGAGCACACCGAGGTTCTCCGCGACCTCGCGGACGACCACACGCTCGTCCTCTTCGGCAACATGGTGGAGCCGTGGGTCGAGACGGTCCTCTCGGAGCACGGCGCCCTGTCGTGTTTCGACGACCTCGTCGTCTCCTCGGCGATCGAACGGCCGAAACCCCACCCGAGGGGCTATTTCGAGTGTCTCCCCGAGGGCGACGAACCGGTCGCGTTCGTCAGCGACGAGTACAACGAGGACCTCGTGATGGGCGAGTGCCTCGGGATGCAGTCGGTGTGGATCGAGAACGCCGACGACGAGACGCCCTGCCGGGAACCCGACGTTCGGATCGCCTCGCTCGCCGACCTCCCGGACGTCCTCGCTGCGGACGGACTCTCCTCCCCCCAGTGA
- a CDS encoding 5'-nucleotidase C-terminal domain-containing protein — protein MLVASAVPAVVPTATAQAGNAEVSIEEIQRPDGPTDASPYVGENVTTRGTVTAVVAEGYYIQNGSGAYSGVYVYTGGQPSVAPGDAVEVTAPVTEYYNLTELDATAASASTTVTGTAPTPDPVELDTGAVGQERYEGVLVTVSNATVTATPGQYGEWAVDDGSGEIAVDDVTAGDATTPNETGLVVADLTGPVAYNFGAFKIQPKAVGEIAEPTDGGSPGDGTPADPPANATTLTILSYNDVQTAASNPTAMGRLAGAVNERRAAHENPTVVVGGGDQVSPSSLSPVSNWTVPVAATNVVDPAADVVGNHDLDYGFDAVANYTAASEYPWLLANVRAEDGGGVPGTENYTIVERDGVRVGVVGLVDEAIGPKTAVDFDERGYEVADYSEVGAEIATELKTERDVDVVVAAAHIGIDDSQELARETDNIDVIVAGDDEVAYEPQVTDGTVVMEAQGRAAYLGELNLTVGPNGSVAMADGRLVEVAGNDAIPVNETVEGIVSSARGQYLSEVVGRTTVPLNSTFAANYHDETAWGNLVTDAFRAETGAEVAVTNAGGIRGDFVIEPGNVTYDDVYTSLPFGNTLVTKRLSGAELRALLASQVVTLESGTGQQYGQEAQLQVSGVTYEMVAHEGAEPLVRDVYVGGEPLRPNGTYNVTVNSYMAGWDDLADDPTVSTDLTLYGTVVADYIERQGVVSPADTNRIRRVDREVGTEWVFGANGSTVPVHYEVPEEVLSVDESSARVENATGAALPAERVRLTGDDLLAYFDRDEFGSFAAASDHLGLYARYTDAEYDGRRSYFERSVLNGHLDGWEHLAAENESSDDGGDADRETPRELRTEAVAATEALDADAGRYESARDRASERFEASSEHYRGPVRTASAKLFTDDAVGVQALTAFAGTDAEANATAAADLVLRADNRTAARELADARRLLNDSREDVDDRGIVRSMEAHLDNAERAYDRAERTMERARAAEGRRAIRLRASAIRQLRQSWRQSHWVVEDAVERTDAATPE, from the coding sequence ATGCTGGTCGCGTCGGCGGTGCCGGCGGTGGTGCCGACCGCGACGGCGCAGGCCGGCAACGCGGAGGTATCGATCGAGGAGATCCAGCGACCCGACGGTCCGACGGACGCCTCGCCGTACGTCGGGGAGAACGTCACCACCAGGGGGACGGTGACAGCCGTCGTGGCGGAAGGGTACTACATCCAGAACGGCTCCGGCGCCTACAGCGGCGTCTACGTCTACACCGGAGGCCAGCCGAGCGTGGCGCCCGGCGACGCCGTCGAGGTGACGGCGCCGGTCACCGAGTACTACAACCTGACGGAACTCGACGCCACCGCGGCGAGCGCGTCGACGACAGTGACCGGCACGGCGCCGACACCCGACCCCGTCGAACTCGACACCGGCGCGGTCGGACAGGAGCGCTACGAGGGCGTGCTCGTCACCGTGTCGAACGCGACGGTCACGGCGACGCCCGGCCAGTACGGCGAGTGGGCCGTCGACGACGGCTCCGGGGAGATCGCAGTCGACGACGTGACCGCCGGCGACGCGACGACGCCCAACGAGACCGGACTGGTCGTCGCGGACCTGACCGGGCCGGTCGCCTACAACTTCGGCGCGTTCAAGATCCAGCCGAAGGCGGTCGGCGAGATCGCAGAGCCGACCGACGGCGGCTCGCCGGGCGACGGGACCCCGGCGGATCCGCCCGCGAACGCGACGACGCTGACGATCCTCTCGTACAACGACGTGCAGACGGCGGCCTCGAACCCGACCGCGATGGGTCGACTCGCCGGCGCGGTGAACGAGCGACGGGCGGCCCACGAGAACCCGACCGTCGTCGTCGGCGGGGGCGACCAGGTGAGCCCGAGTTCGCTCTCGCCGGTCAGCAACTGGACGGTGCCGGTCGCGGCGACCAACGTCGTCGACCCGGCGGCCGACGTGGTCGGCAACCACGACCTCGACTACGGGTTCGACGCGGTGGCCAACTACACGGCCGCCTCGGAGTACCCGTGGCTGCTCGCGAACGTCCGCGCCGAGGACGGCGGCGGCGTCCCCGGGACGGAGAACTACACCATCGTCGAGCGCGACGGCGTCCGCGTCGGCGTCGTCGGTCTCGTCGACGAGGCCATCGGGCCCAAAACGGCCGTCGACTTCGACGAGCGAGGGTACGAGGTCGCCGACTACAGCGAGGTCGGGGCCGAGATCGCGACGGAACTGAAGACCGAGCGAGACGTGGACGTGGTCGTCGCCGCGGCCCACATCGGGATCGACGACTCGCAGGAGCTCGCCCGCGAGACCGACAACATCGACGTGATCGTCGCCGGCGACGACGAGGTCGCCTACGAACCGCAGGTGACGGACGGGACGGTCGTCATGGAGGCGCAGGGGCGGGCGGCCTACCTCGGCGAACTCAACCTCACTGTCGGGCCGAACGGCAGCGTCGCGATGGCGGACGGTCGCCTGGTCGAGGTGGCCGGCAACGACGCGATTCCGGTCAACGAGACGGTCGAGGGGATCGTCTCCTCGGCCCGTGGGCAGTACCTCTCCGAGGTCGTCGGGCGGACGACGGTCCCGCTGAACTCGACGTTCGCGGCCAACTACCACGACGAGACGGCGTGGGGCAACCTCGTCACCGACGCGTTCCGCGCGGAGACGGGCGCCGAGGTCGCGGTCACGAACGCCGGCGGCATCCGCGGCGACTTCGTGATCGAGCCGGGCAACGTCACCTACGACGACGTGTACACCTCGCTGCCGTTCGGCAACACGCTGGTCACCAAACGGCTCTCGGGCGCGGAACTGCGCGCCCTGCTGGCCAGCCAGGTCGTCACGCTCGAATCGGGCACCGGCCAGCAGTACGGCCAGGAGGCCCAGCTGCAGGTCAGCGGCGTCACCTACGAGATGGTGGCCCACGAGGGGGCCGAGCCGCTCGTCCGCGACGTGTACGTCGGCGGCGAGCCGCTCCGGCCGAACGGGACGTACAACGTGACGGTCAACTCCTACATGGCCGGCTGGGACGACCTCGCCGACGACCCCACCGTGAGCACCGACCTCACGCTGTACGGGACCGTGGTCGCCGACTACATCGAGCGGCAGGGAGTCGTCTCGCCGGCGGACACCAACCGGATACGGCGCGTCGACCGCGAGGTCGGCACCGAGTGGGTCTTCGGCGCGAACGGGTCGACGGTCCCGGTCCACTACGAGGTGCCCGAGGAAGTCCTGTCGGTCGACGAGTCCTCGGCGCGCGTCGAGAACGCCACGGGCGCCGCGCTCCCCGCCGAGCGGGTCCGGTTGACCGGCGACGACCTGCTCGCGTACTTCGACCGCGACGAGTTCGGGTCGTTCGCGGCCGCGAGCGACCACCTCGGGCTGTACGCCCGCTACACCGACGCCGAGTACGACGGCCGGCGGAGCTACTTCGAGCGGTCGGTGCTGAACGGCCACCTCGACGGCTGGGAGCACCTCGCCGCGGAGAACGAGTCGTCCGACGACGGCGGCGACGCGGACCGCGAAACGCCGCGGGAGCTGAGGACCGAGGCGGTCGCGGCGACCGAGGCGCTCGACGCCGACGCCGGCCGCTACGAGTCGGCCCGCGACCGCGCGAGCGAGCGGTTCGAGGCGTCCAGCGAGCACTACCGCGGCCCCGTCCGGACGGCGTCGGCGAAACTGTTCACCGACGACGCCGTCGGCGTGCAGGCGCTGACCGCGTTCGCCGGCACCGACGCCGAGGCCAACGCCACCGCGGCCGCGGACCTGGTCCTGCGCGCCGACAACCGGACCGCGGCCCGCGAACTCGCGGACGCCCGACGGCTGCTGAACGACTCGCGAGAGGACGTCGACGATCGGGGTATCGTCCGGAGCATGGAGGCCCACCTCGACAACGCCGAGCGGGCCTACGACCGCGCCGAGCGGACGATGGAGCGCGCCCGTGCCGCCGAGGGCCGGCGCGCCATCCGCCTGCGCGCGAGCGCGATCCGCCAGCTCCGGCAGTCCTGGCGCCAGTCCCACTGGGTCGTCGAGGATGCCGTCGAGCGCACGGACGCAGCGACGCCCGAGTGA
- a CDS encoding 1,4-dihydroxy-2-naphthoate polyprenyltransferase, protein MSTADAQVSKRRAWLMAARPQTLPAGSAPVVVGAGLAVHAGVFAPLPWLAALVGALLIQVGTNFANDYYDAVKGADTDDREGFTRVTAGGLIPAAQVRRAMIATYALAVVVGAYLVAVGGVPILVVGLSSIAAGVLYTGGPYPYGYRGLGDLFVFVYFGVVAVTGTYYVQAVTEAGVGLFPIGIPADTLPLAAVVASLSAAGLSTAILVVNNIRDRETDAEAGKRTLAVLLGYRWSRVEFLALVGMAYVVPAVFALDPAYGLPALAPLLSLPLAASVTKTVLERTDGEALNPALERVGQTLFVHSLLFAAGLAAPALL, encoded by the coding sequence ATGTCGACCGCAGACGCACAGGTCTCGAAGCGGCGGGCCTGGCTGATGGCCGCGCGGCCCCAGACGCTGCCGGCGGGGTCTGCGCCCGTGGTCGTGGGCGCCGGCCTGGCCGTCCACGCGGGGGTCTTCGCGCCGCTGCCCTGGCTCGCGGCGCTCGTCGGCGCCCTGCTCATCCAGGTGGGCACCAACTTCGCCAACGACTACTACGACGCCGTCAAGGGCGCCGACACAGACGACCGCGAGGGGTTCACCCGCGTCACCGCCGGCGGCCTCATCCCGGCCGCGCAGGTCAGGCGGGCGATGATCGCCACCTACGCGCTGGCCGTCGTCGTCGGCGCCTACCTCGTCGCCGTCGGCGGCGTCCCCATCCTCGTCGTCGGCCTCTCGTCGATCGCCGCCGGCGTCCTCTACACCGGCGGCCCCTATCCCTACGGCTACCGCGGGCTCGGCGACCTCTTCGTGTTCGTCTACTTCGGCGTCGTCGCCGTCACCGGCACCTACTACGTCCAGGCGGTCACCGAGGCCGGCGTCGGCCTGTTCCCGATCGGGATCCCCGCCGATACCCTTCCGCTCGCGGCCGTCGTCGCCAGCCTCTCGGCCGCCGGTCTCTCGACCGCAATCCTCGTCGTGAACAACATTCGCGACCGGGAGACCGACGCTGAGGCCGGCAAGCGGACGCTCGCGGTGCTGCTCGGCTACCGCTGGAGCCGCGTCGAGTTCCTCGCGCTGGTCGGGATGGCCTACGTCGTCCCCGCGGTCTTCGCGCTCGACCCCGCCTACGGTCTCCCGGCGCTCGCACCGCTGCTCTCGCTCCCGCTCGCGGCGAGCGTGACGAAGACCGTCCTCGAACGCACCGACGGCGAGGCGCTCAACCCGGCGCTCGAACGGGTGGGACAGACGCTGTTCGTCCACTCGCTGCTGTTCGCCGCCGGACTCGCCGCCCCTGCACTGCTATGA
- the menC gene encoding o-succinylbenzoate synthase encodes MSGDRSTPDGVTPFSLPLASPLATAAGEITERSGFVVRYDHRGETGVGEATPLPGWTESLDACEAGLERALDAGAGGEHSTGLLELDADEAPAARHGFATALLDADARADGLPLYRWFDDSRTVESVPVNATVGDADRETTVGRAEAAADRGFDCLKLKVGARSVEEDVERVRAVREAVGDGVTLRLDANGAWSRDAAERAIQRLEPLGVAYVEQPLPAEDLAGLADLRGAGVAVAIDEGLTEHSMAEVFEADAADVVILKPMVLGGPGNAHTLAMRARYRGIEPVVTTTVDAVVARTAAVHVAAAIPDVAPCGLATADMLAEDLAADPAPVSDGSIAVPQDPGIGVDRDEVRP; translated from the coding sequence ATGAGCGGTGACCGCTCGACGCCCGACGGCGTCACCCCCTTCTCGCTCCCGCTGGCGTCGCCGCTGGCGACCGCGGCCGGCGAGATCACCGAGCGGTCCGGCTTCGTGGTCCGCTACGACCACCGCGGCGAGACGGGCGTCGGCGAGGCGACGCCGCTGCCCGGCTGGACCGAGTCGCTCGACGCCTGCGAGGCGGGCCTGGAGCGGGCGCTCGACGCGGGGGCCGGCGGCGAGCACAGTACCGGCCTGCTCGAACTCGACGCCGACGAGGCGCCGGCGGCCCGCCACGGGTTCGCCACGGCCCTCCTCGACGCCGACGCGCGGGCGGACGGCCTCCCCCTCTACCGCTGGTTCGACGACTCCCGGACCGTCGAGTCGGTGCCGGTCAACGCCACCGTGGGTGACGCCGACCGCGAGACGACCGTCGGGCGCGCCGAGGCGGCCGCCGACCGCGGGTTCGACTGCCTCAAGCTCAAGGTCGGTGCCCGCTCGGTCGAGGAGGATGTCGAGCGCGTCCGGGCCGTCCGCGAGGCGGTCGGCGACGGCGTGACCCTCCGACTGGACGCCAACGGCGCGTGGTCCCGCGATGCGGCCGAACGAGCCATCCAACGGCTGGAGCCGCTCGGCGTGGCCTACGTCGAACAGCCGCTCCCCGCCGAGGACCTCGCGGGGCTCGCGGACCTGCGCGGGGCGGGCGTCGCCGTCGCCATCGACGAGGGGTTGACCGAGCACTCGATGGCCGAGGTGTTCGAGGCCGACGCCGCGGACGTAGTGATCCTGAAGCCGATGGTCCTGGGCGGGCCGGGCAACGCCCACACGCTCGCGATGCGCGCCCGCTACCGGGGGATCGAGCCCGTGGTGACCACCACCGTCGACGCGGTCGTCGCCCGGACCGCGGCGGTCCACGTCGCCGCCGCGATTCCGGACGTGGCTCCGTGCGGGCTCGCGACCGCGGATATGCTCGCCGAGGACCTCGCTGCCGACCCCGCACCGGTGTCCGACGGTTCGATCGCGGTCCCGCAGGACCCCGGGATCGGCGTCGACCGCGACGAGGTGCGACCGTGA
- a CDS encoding class I adenylate-forming enzyme family protein produces the protein MTLPDPSAWPVDDPVADQSVDVLAQRAAATPDATAVVDADDGSVWSYAELDDRVAARAAAIESVAQSDLAGGRVALLLGTRPAVADLFFAVGRLGASAVALNVELPTERLRSQAARAEVDLLVCERATEEAATAVAPGDTPVASVDDPGSDAVASLALGENGSAGRVEPSGRPLDDERVVMFTSGTSGEPKGVRLTRRNLVASAVGSAHRLGVQPGDRWLVCLPTYHMGGLAPIVRSTLYGTTTVVQREFDAAATARVLDEFDATAVSLVPTMLTRLLDAGWGPGESLRFVLLGGAPASRELIERCADRGVPACPTYGLTETASQVATATPTEASEHPDTVGRPLRPTTVTVVGDDGTPVEAGESGELVVSGPTVAPGYLDDEQTAAAFDDLGFHTGDLGYADRDGRLWVVGRVDDAVVTGGENVHPARVADALRDVEGVADAAVVGLPDEEWGERVAALVVPADGSRDGGTAGLTADGVREAVRDRLAAFAVPKTVGFADDLPRTHSGTVDREAVRERLESARDRG, from the coding sequence GTGACGCTCCCGGATCCGTCGGCGTGGCCCGTCGACGACCCCGTCGCGGACCAGTCGGTCGACGTGCTCGCACAGCGGGCGGCCGCGACGCCCGACGCGACCGCTGTCGTCGATGCCGACGACGGCTCGGTGTGGAGCTACGCCGAACTCGACGACCGGGTAGCGGCCCGCGCCGCGGCCATCGAGTCGGTCGCGCAGAGCGACCTCGCCGGCGGTCGGGTCGCGCTCCTGCTCGGAACCCGGCCGGCCGTCGCCGACCTGTTCTTCGCCGTCGGCCGACTCGGAGCGAGCGCCGTCGCGCTGAACGTCGAACTGCCGACCGAGCGGCTCCGCTCGCAGGCCGCCCGCGCCGAGGTCGACCTGCTGGTCTGCGAGCGCGCGACCGAGGAGGCCGCGACGGCGGTCGCACCCGGGGACACGCCGGTCGCGTCGGTCGACGACCCCGGATCGGACGCCGTCGCGTCGCTCGCGCTCGGTGAAAACGGCTCCGCCGGACGTGTCGAGCCGTCCGGGCGGCCGCTGGACGACGAGCGGGTCGTCATGTTCACCTCCGGAACCTCCGGCGAGCCGAAGGGCGTGCGACTCACTCGCCGGAACCTGGTCGCGAGCGCGGTCGGCTCGGCTCACCGCCTGGGCGTCCAGCCGGGCGACCGCTGGCTGGTCTGTCTCCCGACCTACCACATGGGCGGGCTCGCCCCGATCGTCCGCTCGACGCTGTACGGCACGACGACGGTGGTCCAGCGGGAGTTCGACGCCGCGGCGACCGCGCGGGTCCTCGACGAGTTCGACGCGACCGCCGTCTCGCTCGTTCCGACGATGCTGACTCGCCTGCTCGACGCCGGATGGGGGCCCGGCGAGTCGCTCCGGTTCGTCCTGCTCGGCGGCGCGCCCGCCTCGCGGGAACTGATCGAGCGCTGCGCCGACCGCGGCGTTCCCGCCTGCCCGACCTACGGCCTGACCGAGACCGCATCGCAGGTCGCCACGGCGACCCCGACGGAGGCCAGCGAGCACCCCGACACCGTCGGCCGGCCGCTCCGACCGACGACCGTGACCGTCGTCGGCGACGACGGGACGCCCGTCGAAGCCGGCGAGTCGGGCGAGCTCGTCGTCTCGGGACCGACGGTCGCGCCGGGGTACCTGGACGACGAGCAGACCGCGGCCGCCTTCGACGACCTGGGATTCCACACGGGCGACCTGGGGTACGCCGACCGGGACGGGCGACTGTGGGTCGTCGGGCGCGTCGACGACGCCGTCGTCACCGGCGGCGAGAACGTCCACCCCGCGCGTGTCGCGGACGCGCTCCGCGACGTTGAGGGGGTGGCCGACGCCGCCGTCGTCGGGCTCCCCGACGAGGAGTGGGGCGAGCGCGTCGCCGCGCTGGTCGTGCCGGCCGACGGGAGCCGAGACGGCGGGACCGCGGGACTAACCGCCGACGGCGTCCGCGAGGCCGTCCGCGACCGCCTCGCGGCGTTCGCCGTCCCGAAGACGGTCGGGTTCGCCGACGACCTCCCGCGGACCCACTCCGGGACGGTCGACCGCGAGGCCGTCCGCGAGCGGCTCGAATCGGCCCGCGACCGCGGGTAG
- a CDS encoding NRDE family protein, whose product MCTLVFAWQVFPDAPVVAAANRDEALDRPSTPPEVIEESPRVVAPRDEEAGGTWIGYNEHGLFVAITNRWTGREPAGDRSRGLLVRDALRQSSAEEAARLVERELDDRVYDGFNLVLADASAALLVEWDGETRRVRNFDPGTHVVVNVGADGDYAVPESRAESGEAQAENAGKVATALQVEPGETSTAWLDRAADVIADHEYGVCVHRDRFGTRSSSLVEVGREGSRYRYADGPPCETDYRDVESQV is encoded by the coding sequence GTGTGTACGCTCGTCTTCGCCTGGCAGGTGTTCCCCGACGCGCCGGTCGTCGCGGCCGCGAACCGCGACGAGGCGCTCGATAGGCCCTCGACGCCCCCCGAGGTGATCGAGGAGTCGCCCCGCGTCGTCGCGCCCCGCGACGAGGAGGCCGGCGGCACCTGGATCGGCTACAACGAACACGGCCTGTTCGTCGCGATCACCAACCGCTGGACCGGCCGCGAGCCCGCCGGCGACCGCTCGCGCGGGCTGCTCGTCCGCGACGCGCTCCGCCAGTCCTCGGCGGAGGAGGCCGCCCGCCTCGTCGAGCGGGAGCTCGACGACCGGGTCTACGACGGGTTCAACCTCGTCCTCGCGGACGCGAGCGCCGCCCTGCTCGTCGAGTGGGACGGAGAGACGCGCCGCGTGCGCAACTTCGACCCCGGAACCCACGTCGTCGTCAACGTGGGCGCCGACGGCGACTACGCGGTCCCCGAGTCCCGCGCCGAGTCCGGGGAGGCCCAGGCCGAAAACGCCGGCAAGGTCGCCACCGCGCTGCAGGTCGAGCCCGGCGAGACCAGCACCGCGTGGCTCGACCGCGCCGCGGACGTGATCGCCGACCACGAGTACGGCGTCTGCGTCCACCGCGACCGCTTCGGGACGCGCTCGTCGTCGCTGGTCGAGGTCGGCCGCGAGGGGTCCCGGTACCGCTACGCCGACGGGCCGCCCTGCGAGACCGACTACAGGGACGTGGAGAGCCAGGTTTAA
- a CDS encoding helix-turn-helix transcriptional regulator: MAAAEEDLNEDERAGLELIRETGGIHQSDFWKELDVSSRKGSRIADALADQDLIQREETVYNGHNTYYLTPAARDLDFSLLMAGDQLSPFVGDDEVNAHSDAFSQFVMNLAYEE, translated from the coding sequence ATGGCCGCTGCCGAGGAAGACCTCAACGAGGACGAGCGCGCGGGACTGGAACTCATCCGGGAGACGGGAGGCATCCACCAGAGCGACTTCTGGAAGGAGCTGGACGTGAGCTCCCGCAAGGGGAGCCGCATCGCCGACGCGCTGGCCGACCAGGACCTCATCCAGCGCGAGGAGACCGTCTACAACGGCCACAACACCTACTACCTCACCCCGGCGGCCCGCGACCTGGACTTCTCGCTGCTGATGGCCGGCGACCAGCTCTCCCCGTTCGTCGGCGACGACGAGGTCAACGCCCACAGCGACGCCTTCTCGCAGTTCGTGATGAACCTCGCCTACGAGGAGTAG